CGCCAAGCCGACGCCATCGAGTTGGTGATCGGCCAGGGAGCGAAGCCGGGCGGGGGCGGCATGCTGCTCGGCCAAAAGATCAGCGACCGCGTGGCCGAGATGCGCACGCTGCCGCCGGGCATCGACCAGCGTTCGGCCTGCCGGCACCCCGACTGGACCGGCCCCGACGACCTGGCGATCAAGATGCTGGAGCTGCGCGAGATCACCGACTGGCAAGTGCCGATCTACGTGAAGATGGGCGCCTCGCGCGTGCGCAACGACGTGAAGCTGGCCGTCAAGTCGGGCGCCGACGTGGTGGTGATCGACGGCATGCAGGGCGGCACGGCGGCCACGCAGCAGGTGTTCATCGAGCACGCCGGCATTCCCACGCTGGCCGCCTTGCGCCAGGCCGTCGAGGCGCTGGAAGAAATGAAGCTGGTGGGCGAGGTGCAGCTTATCATCTCCGGCGGCATTCGCACGGGCGCCGACGTGGCCAAGGCCCTGGCGATGGGGGCCGACGCCGTGGCGATCGGGCAAGGCGTGCTGATGGCGCTGGGCTGCAACTGCGACTATTACCAGGAGGGCGACCAGCGCATCGACGTGACCGCCGACTACGAGCGGTTGGGCATAGCACCGGGCTTCTGCCATCATTGCCACACGGGCCTTTGCCCGGTGGGCGTTACCACGCAGGATCCGCTGCTCGAACGGCGTCTCTCGCCCGAAGAAGGCGCCCGTCGACTGCGCAACTATCTGAACGTGCTCACGCTGGAGCTGACCACGCTGGCCCGTGCCTGCGGCAAGTCGAACGTGCATCACCTGGAGCGCGAAGACCTCGTCGCGCTCACGATCGAGGCCGCCGCCATGGCGAAAGTGCCGCTGGCGGGAACGGATTGGATACCGGGGACGTGAGCGGCCCCAAGGCCACGCTCTCAAACTATACTTCGCGCGGCCCAGAATGAGACATCCTGCGGCGAGGAAAAGCGGTGGCTGGGACAGAGCTTGGCCAGTTAGCGGCCGGCGCCCTTCAAGAGCGCGACGGCCAAGCGATGCCCCGGTAGCGCCACCACCGGGGCATCCGCTGGCCGGCGGCGCGTATCGGTGAGTGCCGGGTCGCTCTCGGCCAGCTACTGCCCCAGCCACCGCAATTTTTTCGCGGGTGATGAGCGTCATTTTGGGCCGCGCGACGTATAAGTCCAGAAGAACTGCGCGCAAATGGCGCGTGCCGTCGCGTTGATACCCCGTGCGCGGTCGTATAGAATGGCGATATGAACCAGCAAGACTTGGTCGAGATGTTGCGGCAAAGGCCGTTTCAGCCGTTTCACATTCACGTCAGCGACGGCGCGGTTTATGACATCCGCCATCCAGAAATGATGATGGTCGACCGATCGAAGGCACTCGTCTTCTTCCCGCCCAGCGACAGGTCGTTGCCGGTCATCGAACGGTACGAAGCTGTCTCGCTGGCGCACATGACGCGACTCGAACCGATACAGTACACATCGGCCTGAAAGAGATCCTACGACTCCCGCGGGCCGCGGTAGAGCCGCTGGGTGAGCACGTTTTTGGCCGAGGTCAACGTCCCGGCCAAAGCATCGTCGCGCAAAATGCCGTAATACATCTGATACTTTGCGTCCAAATCGTCGGCGTAGTGGACCAGCAGTGCTTCGGGCGTCATGGGCGGCTTGGGCGATCCCCATTCGGGCAACCGCTGGTGCGAGACGATGACGTGCTCCAATCGCAGCAACCGCTCGGCATCGACCGGCTGCCCGGCCGCCGCCTGCCGCGCGGCGGCCTCGCGCACCAGGTCGCGTCCTTGCAGAATGTGGCCGATCAGGGCGCCCGAGGCCGTCATCGCGGCGCCCTCCGCCTGCCACTCCAACTCGCAAAGCTTGCCGATGTCGTGCAGCACCGCACCCGCGACCACCAGCGAGCCGTTCAAGCGCGGCTGAAGATCGGGGTAATAGTCGTCGTACTTCTCGGCCAGATAAACGGCGGTGCGTGTCACGCTCAGCACGTGTTCCAGCCAGCCGCCCACGTAGGCATGGTGGTTCCGCGTGGCGGCCGGCAAGGCGAGCAGCTTTTCGCGGTTCTCGGTCAAGATCGCCAGCGTCAGCCGCCGCAGCCCGGCGTCGCCGACCTTGGCCTCCACCAACTGCTCCAGCTCGGCGAGCATTTGTGCCGGGTCGAACCGCGAGCGCGGCAGAAACATCTGCGGATCGTAACCGTCGAGGCGGTCGGCATCGTTGACAGCCCGAATCTTGCGGATTTCGAGCTGCGGGCCGTAGTTCGTCTCGCGATACAAGGCCCGCAGCTTATAGCAGATGCCGGGCGTCCAGCTTTGCTTGCAATCCTCGGCCCAGGGCGAATCTTGCCAGATGGGAAAGCTGACCTCGCGCCGCGCGTCGCGAAAGCCGACGCGGTGGTAGGGCTTGCCGTCGCGCGTGGCGAGCAATTCTTTGACGGTCAGCAGGGCGAACAGATCGCTCTCTTGCCCGTGGACCATTTCACACAACGCCACCACGCACGCTCGCGCCGTCATCAGCAGACTCCTATACCGCTACTTCGGGCTTTTCGCCGTCGGGCGTTTCGTCGCTCTCGATCTGGAACCACTCGTCTTTGAACACAATCTGCTCGCGATTGCGGATGGCCTGATTGGTGGTCAGCGCGATCACCGCGTCGGCCAAGGCCACCTCCGGATGACACTTGGGCTTGTTCTGCTCGAAGTCGAAATTCCGCAGGCACCAGGCGAAGTGCTCCATCTCTTCGGTGTAGCCGCGGCTGACGGGCCCGGTTTCCAACGCCTTCTTGCCCAACGCGGCGGCCGGGGCGGCGCCGCTCTCGCTGGTCGACATCACCGGCTTGTCGCCCTTGCCCTTGGCCACCTTGATGTGCGTCGAGGTGCCGGTATTGGGATAGAGCATCACCTCTTTTTCCACCTCCAGCACCAGCGTGCCCTCGGTGCCCATCACCACCTCGCCGTAGCCGCCAAAGCCGTTGCCGTTGATCGACGAATAAGTGACCACGATCTTCTTGTTCGGGTCAGCCTCGTAGTCGGGTCCGGGATACTCGTACATGCAATAGACGTGGTCTTCGCACTCGCGATTCAGCTCGTACAAGTGCCGGCCGCCCACCGCGCTCACGCTCAGCGGCCTCGCCTTGTGGACGATGCCGTCGGCGTCGGGTTTGCGAATCGCCGTGCAGAAAATTCCCGATGCGTCGAGCTGGTGGCTGCCCAACTCGGCCATCAGGCCGCCGCCCGTCCGCTGCCACAACCGCCAGCGGATCAGCTCCTCCAACGGCGAAGCCTCATAGGTCAGCGGGCCTTGCGTGAGCGTCTTGGAGAGATAGCCATACTTGGCGGCGTCGACCTTGTCCTTGTCCATCAGGCGATATTCCAGATCGCAAATCGCCATGCTCACGGCCTCGATACGGGCGTTGTCTTTCTTGTCGACCGCCGCGGCCAGCTTCTTCTGCATCTCGGCCAGTTCTTTGACCATGCTTTCGTCGGGCAGCTTGGCGTACCAGCTATCCTTGGTGCGGTGCCACTGGGCGCGGATC
Above is a genomic segment from Pirellulales bacterium containing:
- a CDS encoding FMN-binding glutamate synthase family protein, which produces MPDRRDLEESYSYNRHVLDYIQHAAEHGLYEIRGLGAKRSLPTFDDLVFLTASLSRYPLEGYRERCLTKTVLGTRHAKKPIELEVPITIAGMSFGALSAHSKEAIGRAATAVGTSTTTGDGGMTPEERQSSKTLVYQCLPSRYGFNPDDLRQADAIELVIGQGAKPGGGGMLLGQKISDRVAEMRTLPPGIDQRSACRHPDWTGPDDLAIKMLELREITDWQVPIYVKMGASRVRNDVKLAVKSGADVVVIDGMQGGTAATQQVFIEHAGIPTLAALRQAVEALEEMKLVGEVQLIISGGIRTGADVAKALAMGADAVAIGQGVLMALGCNCDYYQEGDQRIDVTADYERLGIAPGFCHHCHTGLCPVGVTTQDPLLERRLSPEEGARRLRNYLNVLTLELTTLARACGKSNVHHLEREDLVALTIEAAAMAKVPLAGTDWIPGT
- a CDS encoding HD domain-containing protein — translated: MTARACVVALCEMVHGQESDLFALLTVKELLATRDGKPYHRVGFRDARREVSFPIWQDSPWAEDCKQSWTPGICYKLRALYRETNYGPQLEIRKIRAVNDADRLDGYDPQMFLPRSRFDPAQMLAELEQLVEAKVGDAGLRRLTLAILTENREKLLALPAATRNHHAYVGGWLEHVLSVTRTAVYLAEKYDDYYPDLQPRLNGSLVVAGAVLHDIGKLCELEWQAEGAAMTASGALIGHILQGRDLVREAAARQAAAGQPVDAERLLRLEHVIVSHQRLPEWGSPKPPMTPEALLVHYADDLDAKYQMYYGILRDDALAGTLTSAKNVLTQRLYRGPRES
- a CDS encoding Gfo/Idh/MocA family oxidoreductase, translated to MMDLTPEQKAIGKENFQSAIGVTRREFLEGAVAAGVVSGAGLGAFYYGYKKVENPVRIGVIGTGDEGSVLLGAHTPDYLNVVAIADIRPYNIHRAFHGDPTALAARPGLMAKYGWKSEDEARKHVKVYGDDYHDLLKDPDVEAVVIALPLHLHDVVAIEAMKADKHVLTEKLMGYSVGRCKTMARVANQLKKHLATGHQRHYSILYDNAVDMIKQGLLGTLHSIRAQWHRTKDSWYAKLPDESMVKELAEMQKKLAAAVDKKDNARIEAVSMAICDLEYRLMDKDKVDAAKYGYLSKTLTQGPLTYEASPLEELIRWRLWQRTGGGLMAELGSHQLDASGIFCTAIRKPDADGIVHKARPLSVSAVGGRHLYELNRECEDHVYCMYEYPGPDYEADPNKKIVVTYSSINGNGFGGYGEVVMGTEGTLVLEVEKEVMLYPNTGTSTHIKVAKGKGDKPVMSTSESGAAPAAALGKKALETGPVSRGYTEEMEHFAWCLRNFDFEQNKPKCHPEVALADAVIALTTNQAIRNREQIVFKDEWFQIESDETPDGEKPEVAV